Proteins encoded in a region of the Isosphaeraceae bacterium EP7 genome:
- a CDS encoding metal-dependent transcriptional regulator → MPSLTVENYVKMIFQISSRESGRPTVGTGELANALDVSPGTVTGMLKTLSESDLATYTPYEGAQLTSSGRRLALAVIRRHRLVELFLARTLQMSWDELHDEAENLEHAVSDRLVDRMDAFLGYPAVDPHGDPIPQADGTLNEPTCEALVQLARGSRFRVVRVVDQHPAFLRYLTECGVEIGVEGTLLENRPEAGAVVIVLRDQPIAMGVDIAGKVLVSPIDGTGPTAAG, encoded by the coding sequence ATGCCTAGTCTGACGGTCGAAAATTACGTGAAGATGATCTTTCAGATCTCCTCACGAGAGTCTGGCCGGCCGACCGTTGGCACGGGCGAGCTTGCCAATGCGCTCGACGTCTCGCCGGGCACCGTCACAGGGATGCTCAAGACGCTCTCGGAGTCCGACCTCGCCACCTATACGCCGTACGAAGGCGCGCAGCTCACGAGCAGCGGCCGCCGGCTGGCTCTGGCGGTGATTCGCCGTCATCGCCTGGTCGAGCTCTTCCTGGCGCGGACCCTGCAAATGTCCTGGGACGAGCTGCACGACGAGGCCGAGAACCTGGAGCACGCCGTCTCCGATCGCCTGGTCGACCGGATGGACGCCTTCCTCGGCTACCCGGCCGTCGACCCCCACGGCGACCCGATCCCTCAGGCCGATGGGACCCTCAACGAGCCGACCTGCGAGGCCCTGGTCCAGCTGGCACGCGGCAGCCGGTTCCGGGTGGTCCGGGTCGTCGATCAGCACCCGGCCTTCCTGCGATACCTGACCGAGTGCGGCGTCGAGATCGGCGTCGAGGGGACGTTGCTCGAAAATCGGCCCGAGGCGGGGGCGGTCGTGATCGTCCTGAGGGATCAGCCGATCGCGATGGGCGTCGACATCGCCGGCAAAGTCCTTGTCTCCCCAATCGACGGCACAGGCCCCACCGCCGCCGGCTGA
- a CDS encoding PQQ-binding-like beta-propeller repeat protein codes for MATLEVHDGRGGVRREAISRESTLLFGTSPKCDIVLEGEGIEPIHGRIRWKGSRFKVDASPDCPPIEVNGKLLTSSSLRKGDEVRVGNCRIFLIRDDAQPAADEPTIVQAPPTARTPKSGTLKAARAKAVARKAVQASRPSKLDSPDWFEALGVAPSKQVVEQEFVPEPRRETLSARLLRKFPLERLTSWIPRDDTPGREEIARSPLILGLAASIVALTLLGWALYGVIVRTTANNLFLQAIEDYDGGNYRNAADKFDRFLAANKTDSRAGRATVMSALSGVRQFASGAAPSWSNAVTAAREMVGKVGEVPAYRDYNVELGELVVAATEGLADRAKVSGDPAGLAEAEAALQLHRSIAGEATDAQLNRSRAPAKLADARAAVAKAQARLSTLAAMDAAIKASSPDGAYDARDALVAAYSDLAGDRSLIERLTKANDLIRAAAKFDPSRRPAESQPGIEPLGPPTTLVLRSPPAAAPPDTPTPPMVFALADGFAFGLDARSGTPLWQVPVGLSSPFRPQLIPGDESSVLAFDSRHDELLRLEARTGKLLWRQPMGEPIVAPPLVLGDQMVQAMPGGTLVVLDLGSGEVRGTLSLNRPLAGVVAADEAGQFFYVPGDEATLFVVARDPMACTSVEYLGHDSGTIPCPPARIGRYLVVTENQGIDAGRWRVFVLEQDGARPRPVQTVPLAGWGWGTPASSGSVIWGVSDRAGTVAYSLGPYESKAPFTPVARLAPDAESSGPAYALATTDRDVLIASGRSTRLTLDPERAALANAWTLGEAGPALAPPQLSGSLLILTQKYTEAQGVALWGVDPASGAVRWKTILGSAWPLPPTAMPDRAAIGVVDVRGKLAPLASERLHAGGFIERPLPQPGTFRLPAGELARVEVAGSVILVPRGQVDDVLVEDVAGDPRKLALPTPLAATPLAWGDGLLVPGVDGLVYWIDPKTGASRAEPLVPTFNRSSPTRWLAPVALEDGSVVLADASGKLRKLELPKGPAPRLVASQEVSLDQPLVADPASTGTSIVVATADGRVRSLSGRDFSPSGAWPIEARRVVGPVAVDGHVFVADAAGNLLLIGPDGRRLWSQRLRESSAAGPPSIREGQISVVGRDGAVSRFALADGTPIDRRELGVVPVGGPIPLVDGVVLPTGLGTLQLIRP; via the coding sequence ATGGCGACGCTCGAAGTGCACGACGGCCGCGGAGGTGTAAGGCGGGAGGCGATCTCCCGCGAGAGCACGCTCCTGTTCGGGACAAGCCCGAAGTGCGACATCGTGCTCGAAGGCGAGGGGATCGAGCCCATCCACGGGCGGATCCGCTGGAAGGGGAGCCGGTTCAAGGTCGACGCCTCGCCCGATTGCCCGCCCATCGAGGTCAACGGCAAGCTCCTCACCTCGTCCAGCCTGCGGAAAGGGGACGAGGTCCGGGTCGGCAACTGCCGGATCTTCCTGATCCGCGACGATGCCCAGCCCGCCGCCGACGAGCCGACGATTGTCCAGGCCCCGCCCACGGCCCGAACGCCGAAGTCGGGCACCCTGAAGGCGGCCAGGGCTAAGGCCGTCGCCAGGAAGGCCGTCCAGGCGAGTCGCCCTTCGAAGCTCGATAGCCCGGATTGGTTCGAGGCGCTGGGAGTCGCCCCTTCCAAGCAGGTCGTCGAGCAGGAGTTCGTCCCCGAGCCCAGGCGAGAAACGCTCTCGGCTCGCCTGTTGCGGAAGTTCCCGCTCGAACGCCTCACGTCATGGATTCCCCGAGACGACACCCCGGGTCGAGAAGAGATCGCTCGCTCCCCGCTGATCCTTGGTCTCGCCGCGTCGATCGTCGCGCTGACTTTACTTGGCTGGGCGCTGTATGGCGTCATCGTACGCACGACGGCGAACAACCTGTTCCTTCAGGCGATCGAGGACTACGACGGTGGGAACTATCGCAACGCGGCGGATAAGTTCGATCGGTTCCTCGCCGCGAACAAGACCGATTCCAGGGCCGGACGCGCGACGGTGATGAGCGCGCTCTCCGGTGTCCGCCAGTTCGCCTCGGGCGCCGCCCCGTCGTGGTCCAACGCCGTGACCGCGGCGCGGGAGATGGTGGGGAAGGTCGGCGAGGTTCCCGCCTACCGCGATTACAATGTGGAACTGGGCGAACTGGTGGTGGCCGCGACCGAGGGGCTGGCCGACCGCGCCAAGGTCTCCGGCGACCCCGCAGGCCTGGCCGAGGCCGAGGCCGCCCTCCAGCTCCACCGATCGATCGCGGGCGAGGCGACCGACGCTCAGCTCAACCGGTCGCGGGCGCCCGCCAAGTTGGCCGACGCCCGAGCCGCCGTCGCCAAGGCCCAGGCCCGACTCTCGACGCTGGCGGCGATGGATGCCGCCATCAAAGCTTCTTCACCCGACGGCGCATACGACGCCCGCGATGCGCTCGTGGCCGCCTATTCCGACCTCGCCGGCGACCGGTCGCTGATCGAGCGGCTGACGAAGGCGAACGACCTGATCCGCGCCGCGGCGAAGTTCGACCCGTCGCGGCGTCCCGCCGAGAGCCAGCCCGGCATCGAGCCGCTCGGCCCGCCGACCACCCTCGTCCTCCGATCTCCGCCCGCCGCGGCGCCGCCGGACACGCCGACGCCTCCGATGGTCTTCGCGCTCGCCGATGGCTTCGCGTTCGGCCTGGATGCCAGGTCCGGCACGCCGCTCTGGCAGGTCCCCGTCGGGCTTTCGAGCCCCTTCAGGCCGCAACTGATCCCCGGCGATGAAAGTTCGGTCCTGGCCTTCGATTCCCGCCACGACGAGCTGCTGAGGCTGGAAGCACGCACCGGCAAGCTGCTCTGGCGCCAGCCCATGGGCGAGCCGATCGTCGCGCCCCCACTGGTGCTCGGCGACCAGATGGTGCAGGCGATGCCCGGCGGAACCTTGGTGGTGCTGGACCTGGGAAGCGGGGAAGTGCGCGGCACGTTATCACTGAATCGGCCGCTCGCGGGGGTCGTCGCGGCCGACGAGGCGGGCCAGTTCTTTTATGTGCCGGGCGACGAGGCGACCCTGTTCGTCGTAGCCCGCGACCCGATGGCCTGCACCTCGGTGGAATACCTGGGCCACGACTCGGGGACCATCCCGTGTCCCCCGGCACGCATCGGCCGCTATCTGGTCGTCACCGAGAACCAGGGGATCGACGCGGGCCGCTGGCGGGTCTTCGTGCTGGAACAGGACGGCGCGAGGCCCAGGCCGGTGCAGACCGTGCCGCTCGCCGGCTGGGGCTGGGGCACCCCCGCGTCGTCGGGCTCGGTGATCTGGGGCGTCAGCGACCGCGCCGGAACGGTGGCGTATTCGCTGGGCCCTTATGAGTCCAAGGCACCGTTCACTCCCGTTGCACGGCTTGCCCCCGACGCCGAGTCGTCGGGCCCGGCCTACGCACTGGCCACGACCGATCGGGACGTTCTGATCGCGTCGGGCCGTTCGACTCGCTTGACGCTCGACCCAGAGCGTGCCGCCCTGGCCAATGCCTGGACGCTGGGCGAGGCGGGCCCGGCGCTCGCGCCGCCTCAGCTCTCCGGCTCGCTCCTGATCCTCACCCAGAAGTACACCGAAGCTCAGGGTGTCGCCCTCTGGGGAGTCGATCCCGCCTCGGGAGCCGTGCGCTGGAAGACGATCCTCGGCTCTGCCTGGCCTCTACCTCCCACGGCCATGCCCGACCGCGCGGCGATCGGTGTGGTCGACGTCCGCGGCAAGCTGGCCCCGCTGGCCTCGGAACGGCTGCACGCCGGCGGCTTCATCGAGCGTCCCCTGCCGCAGCCCGGCACGTTCCGGTTGCCCGCAGGCGAGCTGGCCCGAGTCGAGGTCGCCGGCAGCGTGATCCTGGTGCCTCGCGGCCAGGTGGATGATGTGCTCGTCGAGGACGTGGCGGGCGACCCCAGGAAATTGGCCCTGCCCACCCCGCTGGCCGCAACTCCGCTGGCCTGGGGCGACGGCCTGCTGGTGCCCGGTGTCGATGGCCTGGTCTACTGGATCGACCCCAAGACAGGCGCCTCGCGGGCAGAGCCCCTGGTGCCGACCTTCAATCGCTCCAGCCCGACCCGCTGGCTCGCCCCGGTCGCGCTTGAGGACGGCTCGGTCGTCCTGGCGGATGCGTCGGGCAAGCTCCGCAAGCTCGAGCTGCCCAAGGGACCGGCACCCAGGCTTGTCGCGTCGCAGGAGGTCTCGCTCGATCAACCCCTGGTGGCCGACCCCGCATCGACGGGCACCTCGATCGTCGTGGCGACGGCCGACGGCCGGGTCCGCTCGCTCTCGGGTCGTGACTTCAGCCCCTCGGGCGCCTGGCCAATCGAAGCACGACGGGTCGTCGGCCCGGTTGCGGTCGACGGGCACGTCTTCGTGGCCGACGCCGCGGGAAACCTCCTGCTGATCGGGCCCGACGGTCGTCGGCTCTGGAGCCAGCGGCTGCGCGAGTCATCCGCCGCGGGGCCTCCCTCGATCCGCGAGGGCCAGATCTCCGTGGTCGGCCGCGACGGCGCCGTCAGCCGGTTTGCGCTCGCCGACGGCACGCCCATCGATCGCCGCGAGCTTGGCGTCGTCCCAGTCGGCGGCCCGATCCCGCTCGTCGATGGCGTCGTGTTGCCGACCGGCCTTGGCACCTTGCAGCTCATTCGACCTTGA
- a CDS encoding ATP-dependent Clp protease adaptor ClpS, producing MSDAYETEEAGGETQTVVRTLTRPKAATDQETRTRRQPPYNVIILNDEEHTFEYVIDLLTKLFAHPLATAETLTWRIHNTGRAIVYTTHKEKAELKREQVLACGADPRMSVSKGPLGCYIEPAPTD from the coding sequence ATGAGCGACGCTTACGAAACCGAAGAAGCGGGCGGCGAGACCCAGACGGTCGTCCGCACCCTGACCCGGCCCAAGGCGGCGACCGACCAGGAAACCAGGACACGTCGCCAGCCACCGTACAACGTGATCATCCTCAACGACGAGGAACACACGTTCGAATATGTCATCGACCTGCTGACGAAGCTGTTCGCCCACCCGCTGGCGACCGCCGAGACCCTGACCTGGCGGATCCACAACACCGGGCGGGCGATCGTCTATACGACGCACAAAGAAAAGGCGGAACTCAAGCGCGAGCAAGTCCTTGCCTGCGGGGCCGACCCGCGCATGAGCGTTTCCAAGGGCCCGCTCGGCTGTTACATCGAGCCGGCGCCCACCGACTGA
- the thiO gene encoding glycine oxidase ThiO, whose amino-acid sequence MDESTEVVIVGGGVIGLSIAYELARRGHRSTVVESQAMGRAASWAGAGMIAPEQTNPRINPIAALRARSAALFPAWTEWLRAETGIDNGYRRTGGVDVAITDRDELDLKTTAGRWRVEGIAYERLVPSEFHRVEPGLGPSIRLAYFLPDRAQIRNPRHVRALVEACRARGVTLLEGRAVTGFRRVGGRVTGVETSEATIPCGAAIVSAGAWSEALLAGVGAQVPTPPLKGQIVMFRGETPALRRIVEHGKHYLIPRDDGRTLMGATEEDAGFDIESTEPEVRSLIEQALILCPALAHAEVETSWAGLRPGSVDTRPYLGPVPGLSNLYVATGHKRAGLQQSPATAEILADLVLGLEPAIDLEPFRVGREPSASVEEAIRS is encoded by the coding sequence ATGGACGAATCCACTGAGGTCGTGATCGTAGGCGGCGGGGTGATCGGGCTGTCGATCGCCTACGAGCTGGCACGTCGCGGACACCGCTCGACGGTCGTCGAATCGCAGGCGATGGGCCGCGCGGCATCGTGGGCCGGCGCCGGAATGATCGCCCCGGAGCAGACCAATCCCAGAATCAACCCAATCGCGGCGCTGCGGGCGCGATCCGCGGCCCTGTTCCCGGCCTGGACGGAATGGCTGCGGGCCGAGACGGGCATCGACAACGGATATCGCCGGACGGGCGGCGTGGACGTCGCGATCACCGACCGCGATGAGCTCGACCTGAAGACCACGGCAGGCCGATGGAGGGTCGAGGGGATCGCCTACGAGCGGCTCGTTCCGTCCGAGTTTCACCGGGTCGAACCCGGCCTCGGCCCGTCGATCCGCCTCGCGTACTTCCTGCCCGATCGCGCCCAGATCCGTAACCCGAGGCACGTCCGGGCGCTCGTCGAGGCCTGCCGCGCGAGGGGCGTGACGCTGCTTGAAGGTCGGGCCGTCACCGGATTCCGTCGCGTCGGAGGTCGAGTGACGGGCGTCGAAACGAGCGAAGCCACGATCCCGTGCGGCGCGGCGATCGTCTCCGCTGGCGCCTGGTCCGAGGCCCTGCTCGCGGGGGTCGGGGCCCAGGTACCGACGCCGCCCCTGAAGGGGCAGATCGTCATGTTCCGCGGTGAAACACCGGCGCTACGTCGGATCGTCGAGCACGGCAAGCACTACCTCATCCCCCGCGACGACGGCCGGACGCTGATGGGTGCCACCGAGGAAGACGCGGGCTTCGACATCGAATCGACCGAGCCCGAGGTCAGGTCGCTCATCGAGCAGGCTCTGATCCTCTGCCCCGCGCTGGCCCACGCCGAGGTCGAGACGTCGTGGGCAGGGCTGAGACCGGGAAGTGTCGACACCAGGCCCTATCTCGGGCCGGTCCCGGGGCTCTCGAACCTGTACGTCGCCACCGGGCACAAGCGGGCCGGGTTGCAACAATCCCCGGCCACCGCGGAGATCCTCGCCGACCTGGTGCTGGGCCTGGAGCCCGCGATCGACCTGGAGCCGTTCCGGGTCGGCCGCGAGCCATCGGCCAGTGTCGAGGAGGCGATCCGCTCCTGA
- a CDS encoding class I SAM-dependent rRNA methyltransferase: MPDRGLEQEITPISVAIRANGFHPFVYKKMVLGPTGSARPRDGDIVRVVDRDEHPIGYALWNARSQIALRILSRAETPPATDFWVDRVDRAIDLRKNMLGLDAQTNAYRVIHAEADGLSGLIVDRYDDVLSAEIYSLGMYQRSGAILRLIADRLGTKHARVQVDERIALAEDFPGRPAATPRVPPKVTIKENGLRYRVLFEHSHKTGFFCDQRDNRRDLAKFTVDRSVLDLCCYTGGFGISALAAGKAKDVTCVDLDERAIAMARDNANANNVKPTLVHADAFGYMRQMGMNQKQYGVVVLDPPKLIPGRLDISSGKRKYFDLNVLAMGLVEQGGLLLTCSCSGLLSPEEFLYLLRAAARKAGRGVQVLAMTGAAPDHPVGLDALEGAYLKAAWLRMGDKFAPPGMAFSPESDRDGNAEGDGDAE, from the coding sequence TTGCCCGACCGCGGGCTCGAGCAGGAAATCACCCCGATCAGCGTGGCCATCCGGGCGAACGGCTTCCACCCGTTCGTCTACAAGAAGATGGTCCTGGGACCGACCGGGTCTGCTCGTCCGCGCGACGGGGACATCGTCCGGGTTGTCGACCGCGACGAGCATCCGATCGGCTATGCCCTCTGGAACGCCCGATCGCAGATCGCTCTGAGGATTCTCTCCCGTGCGGAAACCCCGCCCGCGACCGACTTCTGGGTCGATCGCGTCGACCGCGCCATCGACCTTCGCAAGAACATGCTGGGGCTCGACGCCCAGACGAACGCCTATCGGGTGATCCACGCCGAGGCCGACGGCCTCTCCGGCCTGATCGTCGACCGTTACGACGACGTGCTCTCCGCCGAGATTTACAGCCTGGGGATGTACCAGCGTAGTGGCGCGATCCTGCGTCTGATCGCCGACCGGCTGGGGACGAAGCACGCCCGGGTCCAGGTCGACGAGCGCATTGCCCTGGCCGAAGACTTCCCGGGCCGCCCCGCCGCCACCCCGAGGGTGCCACCGAAAGTCACGATCAAGGAGAACGGCCTGCGCTATCGGGTGCTGTTCGAGCACTCGCACAAGACCGGCTTCTTCTGCGATCAGCGGGACAACCGCCGCGACCTTGCGAAGTTTACGGTCGACCGATCGGTGCTCGACCTCTGCTGCTACACCGGCGGATTCGGCATCAGCGCCCTTGCCGCGGGCAAGGCGAAGGATGTGACGTGCGTCGACCTCGACGAGCGTGCGATCGCGATGGCTCGCGACAACGCCAACGCCAACAACGTCAAGCCCACGCTGGTGCATGCCGACGCCTTCGGCTACATGCGTCAGATGGGCATGAACCAGAAGCAGTACGGCGTGGTGGTTCTCGATCCGCCCAAGCTGATCCCGGGCCGGCTGGACATTTCCAGCGGCAAGCGGAAATACTTCGACCTGAACGTGCTGGCGATGGGGTTGGTCGAGCAGGGCGGCTTGCTTCTGACCTGCTCATGCTCGGGCCTGCTCTCGCCGGAGGAATTCCTCTACCTGCTCCGCGCCGCGGCGCGCAAGGCGGGCCGAGGGGTGCAAGTCCTGGCGATGACAGGCGCGGCGCCCGATCATCCGGTCGGCCTCGATGCGCTCGAAGGGGCCTATCTCAAGGCGGCCTGGCTGCGGATGGGCGACAAGTTCGCCCCGCCCGGAATGGCCTTCAGCCCCGAGAGTGACCGCGACGGCAATGCCGAGGGCGACGGCGACGCGGAATGA
- a CDS encoding DUF1080 domain-containing protein — MRLPKPLAALGTCLAALIPLCALADSPAVPDYAKNPPKVESGPPVFAFNGKDLTGFYPYTHKNKFADPDKVFTVVDGQIRISGEDFGGLATGGNFSDYHLVTEWRWGTKTWPPRVKASRDSGILLHCVGADGAVGGHWMESQECQIIEGGVGDFIVVAGKNKPNMTCEARLGPDKQLYFEKGAPPVTRDAGRINWWGRDPAWTDTLGIRGKRDVEKPTGEWNRLEVICDGGNISVILNGLLVNQASKSSHTEGKLQFQSEGAELFFRKIEIRPLIKPTK, encoded by the coding sequence ATGCGTCTGCCCAAGCCCCTGGCGGCCCTCGGCACCTGCCTGGCCGCCCTCATCCCGCTCTGCGCCCTGGCCGACTCGCCGGCCGTTCCCGACTACGCCAAGAACCCGCCCAAGGTCGAGTCGGGCCCGCCGGTCTTCGCCTTCAACGGCAAGGACCTGACGGGCTTCTACCCCTACACCCACAAGAACAAGTTCGCCGATCCGGACAAGGTCTTCACCGTGGTGGACGGCCAGATCAGGATCTCGGGCGAAGACTTCGGCGGCCTGGCCACCGGCGGCAACTTCAGCGATTACCACCTCGTCACCGAGTGGCGTTGGGGGACCAAGACGTGGCCTCCCCGAGTCAAAGCTTCGCGCGACTCGGGCATCCTGCTCCATTGCGTCGGCGCCGATGGCGCGGTCGGCGGGCACTGGATGGAATCCCAGGAGTGCCAGATCATCGAGGGGGGCGTCGGCGACTTCATCGTCGTCGCGGGCAAGAACAAGCCGAACATGACCTGCGAGGCGCGGCTCGGGCCCGACAAGCAGCTCTACTTCGAAAAGGGGGCGCCCCCCGTCACCCGCGACGCGGGCCGCATCAACTGGTGGGGCCGAGACCCCGCCTGGACCGACACGCTGGGCATCCGCGGCAAGCGCGACGTCGAGAAGCCGACGGGCGAGTGGAATCGACTGGAAGTGATCTGCGATGGCGGCAATATTTCCGTGATCCTCAACGGATTGCTGGTCAACCAGGCGAGCAAGTCGAGCCACACCGAGGGGAAGCTCCAGTTCCAGTCGGAAGGGGCAGAGCTGTTCTTCCGCAAGATCGAGATCAGGCCGCTGATCAAGCCGACGAAGTGA
- a CDS encoding HEAT repeat domain-containing protein, which produces MTHPLRIFGLAIATLLGSSSQVHAQVEGNNPAIGRGVAFLRGRASGGMQVGESALMALALIKAEVPPGDAALGLLISKIMTRFPGGGSYDPERRGGHDIYEAGVVTLALVNHDPKAHKPLIKAVAEYLMSKQKPNGSWDYDARTAGDTSISQYAVLGLWEAENAGVDVSPEVWDRAAQWYLSVQSPIGSWNYHRDDGASPETVSMTAAGLGSLLICQRQLNLHRQFASVSNPLLIPLNPIGSGGRNLLYKPTTSNPRISQAVARGINWIGRNFFIGGDARTGMSRYYALYGVERLAALSDRKMIGSIDWYAMGERYILSAQKPDGGWTDRFGDEAESSWALLFMTKSTAKSIKAVEVRRLGAGTLLGGRGLPKDLSNLTVAGGRVVVRPMNGAVEGMLAVLEDPRATDADAALAGLVTRYRTEGPSALKPQRDRFLKLIGDRDPGVRRVAAWGLARMGEIDLAPSLISALNDPDDAVVGEARAGLQLLSRKPEGLGPPIPPTAEQRAAAVKAWGDWYRSTRPISLDDEEEQKKPQAPAAKTDARATP; this is translated from the coding sequence ATGACCCATCCCCTCCGCATCTTCGGCCTGGCGATTGCGACCCTCCTGGGTTCGTCATCGCAGGTGCATGCCCAGGTCGAGGGAAACAACCCGGCGATTGGCCGCGGCGTGGCCTTCCTGCGAGGTCGCGCGTCGGGCGGCATGCAGGTGGGCGAGTCGGCCCTGATGGCCTTGGCCCTGATCAAGGCCGAGGTCCCGCCCGGCGATGCCGCGCTCGGCCTGCTCATCTCCAAGATCATGACCCGCTTCCCGGGCGGCGGCAGTTATGACCCCGAGCGACGCGGCGGGCATGACATCTACGAGGCGGGCGTGGTCACCCTGGCGCTGGTGAACCACGACCCCAAGGCCCACAAGCCCCTCATCAAGGCCGTGGCCGAATACCTGATGTCGAAGCAGAAGCCCAACGGGTCGTGGGACTACGACGCGCGGACCGCCGGCGACACGTCGATCAGCCAGTACGCGGTGCTCGGGCTCTGGGAGGCCGAGAATGCCGGCGTCGACGTCAGCCCCGAGGTCTGGGACCGGGCGGCGCAGTGGTATCTGTCGGTGCAGAGCCCGATCGGCAGCTGGAACTATCACCGGGACGACGGCGCCTCGCCCGAGACCGTCTCGATGACCGCCGCGGGCCTGGGCAGCCTGCTCATCTGCCAGCGTCAGCTCAACCTGCACCGCCAGTTCGCCAGCGTCTCCAACCCGCTGCTCATCCCCTTGAACCCGATCGGCTCGGGCGGACGGAACCTGCTGTACAAGCCGACGACCTCCAACCCGCGCATCAGCCAGGCCGTGGCCCGGGGGATCAACTGGATCGGCCGGAACTTCTTCATCGGCGGCGATGCACGCACCGGCATGTCCCGCTATTACGCCCTCTACGGCGTGGAGCGGCTGGCCGCCCTGAGCGATCGCAAGATGATCGGATCGATCGACTGGTATGCGATGGGCGAGCGGTACATCCTGTCCGCGCAGAAGCCCGACGGCGGCTGGACGGACCGGTTTGGCGACGAGGCCGAGTCCTCCTGGGCATTGCTGTTCATGACCAAGTCGACCGCCAAGTCGATCAAGGCGGTCGAGGTCCGACGGCTGGGGGCCGGGACGCTGCTCGGCGGCCGTGGCCTGCCCAAGGATCTCTCCAACCTGACCGTCGCGGGCGGGCGTGTCGTCGTCAGGCCGATGAACGGGGCGGTCGAGGGGATGCTCGCCGTTCTGGAAGACCCCCGCGCCACCGATGCCGACGCGGCACTGGCCGGACTGGTCACACGCTACCGGACCGAAGGACCCTCGGCCCTGAAGCCGCAGCGTGATCGATTCCTCAAGCTCATCGGCGACCGAGATCCGGGTGTCCGCAGGGTCGCGGCCTGGGGGCTGGCGCGGATGGGAGAAATCGACCTGGCGCCGAGCTTGATCTCGGCACTGAACGACCCCGATGACGCCGTGGTGGGCGAGGCCCGAGCGGGCCTGCAACTGCTCAGCCGCAAGCCCGAAGGCCTCGGCCCGCCGATTCCCCCCACGGCCGAGCAGCGAGCGGCGGCCGTCAAGGCCTGGGGCGACTGGTATCGATCGACCCGGCCGATCAGCCTGGACGATGAAGAGGAGCAGAAGAAGCCTCAGGCCCCCGCCGCCAAGACCGATGCGAGGGCCACGCCATGA